In Roseovarius indicus, one genomic interval encodes:
- a CDS encoding sacsin N-terminal ATP-binding-like domain-containing protein yields the protein MNLSTDVASHSLSEALKIKARNALSNALDAHRKELSTYESLKNLGEVIGTEYGDRVLFELIQNAHDAHEIGEDGAITIRFVKISETEGYLYVANRGRGFKERDVNAIMNLATSGKEIGEGIGNKGLGFRSIEAITDDVRIYSRSQERTTKSFDGFCFRFSQPGEIRDIILSELLDQEVREDEADRISQTIPRYLVPQPLDEIPPEVERFASAGFATVVVAPLRSSSAVALVGKQVDEIANFEHPLLLFLDRIAEVRIDVEIDGKRTGSRRLTRRQKTLREGGRPGSPRISEIDFGERRRFLLVQQEVDKERVLDAVRESIDRAPALKRWLDWKGQPSVSVAVGISTAAVLNGQLYNFLPMASEAGSPLVGHIDAPFFADIDRRNTELDLPLNSILMEAVAETCLSGALAAVHEQLDVPGRSVFDLIAWTGSAAKKLDGAIRAADLQLKDLRLVPIIPTKDGERWSTINDVTIWPEVNFALLKPREIVKHIGINLTSSDLDSERLERLREMAGRCWGRYGWQYSRLPSPDEIPDWAEIYARSLIERSAKPLTWAKFYKDLVALCEASGVNLDRLDGTEVLLDRAGKLRSAGGHEEGDRRGLYVRGASEIGKRKKGDVPLPPSSLTRGYRFFDEKVPLSDETLKALSDAGLVRPFDPVEALSGLGKALGKTPSENRRMDALDWAFRVWDAAGKTAESAVKDADLHVPTIGGWAPADKAVFSGTWTEIGKRLEAFLSEASEYSLDCRRSRNQLLKPPKEWVLPIAEGNRKWGTFLDLLGVSDGLKELASGVKKKGSPAYHWDNLLGNGDADRGLSKEWANLAQHTSFNHPYTEDYTLKGEFWRLPGQSDYGQFPDHLREAFYELLVHHIARHRSKFFFARVGRYRRSERDWDERRIVTPLGAFLRSEEWLQGEMRGERMFLSPGQCWASRTKRPGVPAFMPRLSDDARVLVDRDEVAKIAFGEGLGLLDWASPETAALRLVALANCSEKLQSGDIATFRRQYSRAWGEHAESHAELPPNLPLAVHCHGNLIRIEADEGAQIKVILVENAQGFEARALSAAGMSVLELGEVDLGVIEKSLAQIEAYSAEKLDRDSVRLLVDGSVFVPSVEDEYLVSMGLDWLPEIAVIANEMIGENLERGILQTTLDSRIRSIRVRRCRSISLTVAGQEVANGSQMQWYAYRDEANPTLILTDGITIDWPRLAKGLAAELSKLIDARLRSLELALLRLAPGHTDGSLERPTEIELASALGCDVTIIEDMRAGMRTDLAHVLHLVIPVVAYFENVDLARDLADAAKDQGAEFKLRVWLEAHLSPKSPAVADLLAACEDNPDRRSIATALDLNYGQFNRVLLSLGEEALSSDVELRATFEAYLREMAPILRERLRRLHLDDYRLGKDLSTYLSRRELKFIPFDPTWVVDFETLDRQMVVEHVETSFAAAVGMLPQYELPPFEKTISENRKVVRAFAGEAKPVIGAWCRKNHRDLPEVWERGEAQEVVRLVENAGLLDFDAVNSDRVAALCERAGIWPDEMPASIDPESLGLDESAVREEQERKVREQQERDRRKRIIQFAGQDLDSGDPSFAATMQNIAEAAMANDDSWFARSRQRTRLVPFDGASRSDADCDNGGGGKRGQRTARLTETQKVAMGVASEWLAFQYLKQRFPDAVDESSWVSENRTKFFGGGEGDDSAGYDFLVQTPSVDWMFEVKSTLEDGCEFELTSNELRVASSASRTGRRRYRILYVPHVFSPENWCVFELPNPMDKETQAQFSVVGRGSLRLRFERR from the coding sequence TTGAACCTATCCACCGATGTAGCGTCCCACAGCCTTTCCGAAGCTCTGAAGATCAAGGCCCGAAATGCTCTTTCGAATGCACTCGATGCGCATCGGAAGGAGCTCTCGACCTATGAAAGCCTGAAGAATCTCGGAGAAGTCATTGGGACTGAATACGGTGACCGAGTACTTTTTGAACTCATCCAGAATGCGCACGATGCTCACGAAATTGGTGAAGACGGTGCGATCACGATCAGGTTCGTCAAAATATCGGAAACCGAAGGTTACCTTTATGTTGCCAACCGAGGGCGTGGCTTCAAAGAGCGTGATGTGAATGCCATCATGAACCTGGCGACCAGCGGAAAAGAGATCGGCGAGGGGATTGGCAACAAGGGACTCGGCTTTCGCAGTATTGAGGCGATCACTGACGATGTACGTATCTACTCACGATCGCAGGAACGGACGACTAAATCGTTCGATGGGTTCTGTTTCCGATTTTCTCAACCAGGTGAGATACGTGACATCATTCTTTCCGAGCTGCTCGATCAAGAGGTTCGGGAAGATGAAGCGGATCGGATCTCGCAGACAATCCCTCGATACCTGGTACCGCAGCCGCTAGATGAAATCCCTCCCGAGGTCGAACGCTTCGCGTCTGCCGGTTTTGCGACGGTTGTAGTTGCTCCTCTGCGATCCTCGTCAGCGGTGGCTCTGGTGGGAAAACAAGTTGACGAGATCGCAAACTTCGAACATCCGCTTCTCCTTTTTCTCGATCGTATCGCGGAAGTCCGCATAGACGTTGAAATCGATGGTAAAAGAACAGGTAGCCGTCGCCTGACCAGACGCCAGAAAACTCTGCGGGAGGGGGGGCGCCCAGGGAGCCCTAGGATCTCCGAGATTGACTTTGGAGAGCGGCGTCGCTTCCTCCTGGTACAGCAGGAGGTCGACAAGGAACGGGTCCTTGATGCCGTTAGGGAAAGCATCGACCGAGCCCCCGCTTTGAAGCGTTGGTTGGACTGGAAGGGACAACCATCTGTTTCGGTTGCGGTAGGGATATCCACCGCAGCCGTTTTGAACGGACAACTTTACAACTTTTTACCAATGGCAAGCGAAGCTGGATCGCCCCTCGTGGGGCACATTGACGCCCCGTTTTTTGCAGACATCGACCGACGCAATACCGAGTTGGATCTTCCGCTTAACAGTATCCTAATGGAGGCTGTTGCAGAGACCTGCCTTTCCGGGGCTCTCGCCGCCGTACATGAGCAACTAGATGTTCCCGGTCGGAGTGTCTTTGATCTGATCGCGTGGACCGGAAGTGCCGCAAAGAAACTGGATGGCGCGATCCGGGCTGCGGATTTGCAATTAAAGGACCTTCGCCTTGTTCCAATCATTCCGACCAAGGACGGCGAAAGGTGGTCAACGATCAATGACGTTACCATCTGGCCCGAGGTCAATTTCGCGTTGCTGAAACCGCGCGAGATTGTGAAGCATATCGGCATAAACCTAACTTCGAGCGACTTGGATAGCGAGCGCCTTGAGCGTCTTCGCGAAATGGCGGGTCGCTGCTGGGGCCGCTATGGCTGGCAGTATTCTCGCCTGCCGTCGCCTGATGAGATCCCGGATTGGGCGGAAATCTATGCGAGATCTCTGATCGAGCGGTCCGCAAAGCCGCTTACGTGGGCGAAATTCTACAAGGATCTGGTCGCGCTCTGTGAGGCTTCTGGTGTGAACCTAGATCGCCTCGATGGTACTGAGGTTCTCCTCGACCGGGCAGGGAAACTGCGCTCGGCCGGTGGGCATGAGGAGGGCGATCGGCGCGGTCTCTACGTTCGCGGCGCGAGTGAAATCGGCAAACGTAAGAAGGGGGACGTTCCTCTTCCGCCATCCTCCCTCACCAGGGGCTATCGCTTTTTTGATGAGAAGGTCCCTCTGTCCGACGAAACCCTGAAAGCTCTATCTGATGCTGGACTTGTTCGGCCGTTCGATCCGGTAGAAGCGCTTTCCGGTTTGGGTAAAGCCCTGGGCAAGACACCTAGCGAAAATAGGCGGATGGACGCTCTCGATTGGGCGTTTCGTGTCTGGGATGCAGCGGGAAAGACTGCGGAATCCGCAGTTAAAGATGCCGACTTGCACGTGCCTACAATCGGGGGATGGGCGCCTGCTGATAAGGCCGTTTTCTCAGGTACATGGACTGAAATTGGAAAGCGCCTGGAAGCCTTCCTGAGCGAAGCTTCTGAGTACTCACTGGACTGCCGGCGCTCGAGAAACCAGCTTCTCAAACCACCTAAAGAGTGGGTTTTGCCGATTGCAGAAGGCAACCGAAAATGGGGTACTTTTCTGGATCTCTTGGGCGTGAGCGATGGTCTGAAAGAATTAGCGTCCGGGGTTAAGAAAAAAGGGTCGCCCGCGTACCACTGGGACAATCTTCTGGGAAACGGAGATGCCGACCGAGGGCTTTCCAAAGAGTGGGCAAACTTAGCTCAGCACACCTCCTTTAATCATCCATACACTGAAGACTATACGCTTAAGGGCGAGTTCTGGCGACTGCCGGGACAGAGTGACTACGGTCAGTTTCCAGACCACCTGCGCGAGGCGTTCTATGAATTGCTTGTCCACCATATCGCCCGTCATCGCAGCAAATTCTTTTTCGCTAGGGTCGGGCGCTATCGTCGGTCGGAACGTGATTGGGATGAGCGCCGCATCGTTACGCCTTTGGGTGCCTTCTTGCGGTCCGAGGAGTGGCTGCAGGGAGAGATGCGCGGAGAGCGCATGTTCTTGTCACCGGGCCAATGCTGGGCGTCGAGAACAAAGAGACCGGGAGTCCCAGCATTTATGCCGCGTCTCTCGGACGACGCGAGGGTGCTCGTTGATCGGGACGAAGTCGCCAAGATTGCATTTGGCGAGGGACTCGGGCTTCTCGATTGGGCCAGCCCCGAAACAGCCGCGCTTCGCCTAGTTGCCTTGGCAAACTGCAGCGAGAAACTTCAGTCTGGAGATATCGCAACTTTTCGACGGCAATACAGTCGGGCTTGGGGAGAACACGCCGAAAGCCACGCCGAATTGCCACCCAATCTCCCGCTTGCGGTTCATTGTCATGGAAACTTGATCCGGATCGAAGCCGACGAAGGGGCCCAGATCAAAGTGATCCTTGTCGAAAACGCGCAAGGCTTTGAGGCGCGGGCGCTTTCCGCTGCAGGCATGTCGGTACTTGAGCTCGGTGAAGTAGACCTTGGGGTCATCGAAAAGAGCTTAGCGCAGATTGAGGCTTACTCTGCGGAGAAACTGGATCGTGACTCAGTTCGATTGCTGGTGGACGGCTCGGTTTTCGTACCCTCGGTCGAAGACGAGTATCTCGTGTCAATGGGCCTGGATTGGCTTCCTGAAATTGCAGTTATTGCCAACGAAATGATCGGCGAGAATCTAGAGCGAGGTATCCTCCAAACGACACTCGACAGTCGAATTCGGTCGATCAGAGTTCGGAGGTGCAGATCGATTTCTCTGACAGTGGCTGGCCAGGAAGTGGCGAACGGCAGCCAGATGCAGTGGTATGCCTATCGAGATGAAGCTAATCCGACGCTCATTCTGACGGACGGTATCACGATTGACTGGCCTCGACTGGCAAAGGGCCTTGCGGCCGAGCTCTCCAAACTTATCGACGCTAGACTTCGATCTCTCGAGTTGGCCCTTCTTCGGCTTGCGCCGGGACACACTGATGGCTCTCTTGAACGACCTACCGAAATCGAACTCGCTTCTGCGCTTGGATGTGATGTTACGATAATCGAAGACATGCGTGCTGGGATGCGAACTGACTTAGCACACGTTCTTCACTTGGTCATTCCGGTCGTCGCATACTTTGAAAATGTCGATCTTGCTCGGGACCTTGCCGATGCCGCCAAGGATCAAGGCGCTGAATTTAAGCTTCGGGTTTGGTTGGAGGCACATCTTTCACCGAAGTCTCCCGCTGTCGCCGACCTGCTCGCCGCGTGTGAGGATAATCCTGATCGGCGGTCAATCGCGACAGCGCTTGACCTTAACTACGGACAGTTCAACCGAGTGCTCCTGTCGCTCGGGGAGGAGGCCCTATCAAGTGACGTGGAATTACGAGCCACCTTCGAAGCCTATTTGCGTGAGATGGCGCCCATATTAAGGGAACGACTACGGCGGCTGCATTTAGATGACTATCGGCTCGGTAAAGACCTTTCGACCTACCTTTCAAGACGCGAACTGAAATTCATCCCGTTTGACCCAACTTGGGTCGTCGACTTTGAGACGCTCGACCGACAGATGGTCGTCGAGCATGTGGAGACATCATTTGCCGCGGCGGTGGGGATGCTGCCGCAATATGAACTTCCGCCCTTCGAGAAGACGATCAGCGAGAACCGCAAAGTGGTTCGCGCCTTTGCGGGCGAAGCCAAACCCGTAATAGGGGCGTGGTGCCGCAAGAACCATAGAGATCTTCCGGAGGTCTGGGAAAGAGGAGAGGCACAGGAGGTCGTGCGCTTGGTCGAGAATGCAGGCCTGCTTGACTTCGATGCGGTCAACTCGGACCGTGTCGCAGCACTCTGCGAGCGCGCCGGCATCTGGCCTGATGAAATGCCTGCAAGTATTGATCCAGAAAGCCTCGGGCTGGACGAAAGCGCTGTACGCGAAGAGCAAGAACGGAAGGTTAGAGAGCAACAAGAACGTGACCGTCGAAAGCGGATCATCCAATTTGCCGGGCAAGACCTTGATTCAGGCGATCCCTCATTTGCCGCAACCATGCAGAACATTGCCGAGGCCGCGATGGCAAACGACGACAGCTGGTTCGCACGGAGTCGTCAGCGAACCAGGTTGGTGCCATTTGATGGGGCGTCGAGATCGGACGCCGATTGCGACAACGGCGGGGGAGGCAAACGAGGGCAGCGCACCGCCCGACTGACAGAAACGCAGAAGGTCGCAATGGGTGTCGCCAGTGAATGGTTGGCCTTTCAGTACCTAAAGCAACGGTTTCCCGACGCCGTCGATGAAAGCTCGTGGGTATCGGAGAATAGAACGAAGTTCTTTGGCGGCGGCGAAGGTGACGATTCAGCCGGTTACGATTTTCTCGTACAGACACCGTCGGTCGACTGGATGTTTGAGGTGAAGTCCACTTTGGAGGATGGCTGCGAATTCGAACTGACGTCCAACGAACTCCGCGTCGCTAGCTCCGCCTCCCGAACCGGCCGCAGACGATATCGCATCCTATATGTTCCCCATGTTTTCTCGCCCGAAAACTGGTGCGTTTTCGAACTGCCCAACCCGATGGATAAGGAAACACAGGCTCAGTTCTCCGTAGTTGGACGCGGCTCGCTTAGACTGCGCTTTGAGCGCCGGTAA